The Clostridium aceticum genomic interval GAATTATCTATCAAAAGAAAAAAGAAGGGTGTACTATTTTTCTGACCACACACAATATGATGGCAGCTGATGAACTCTGTGATCGAATAGCTTTTCTATATAATGGTAAAATCGTAGCAATGGATTCTCCTAGAGCGTTAAAGTTACAATATGGAAAGAAAGCTGTTCAGGTGGAATACCGAGACAATAAAGAAATAAAATCAAAACTTTTTTTCCTTAATAATAAAGATGAACTAAAAGCATTTAATGAAATTGTTAGTAGTCAAAATGTAGAGACCATACACACACAAGAAGCTACACTAGAACAAATATTTATAAAACTCACGGGAAGGGGATTAGAATGATGGGCAATAAAATATCTACACTAGTAAGGCAAAATCTCATTCTTAGTCTGCGTAATTCTCTCGTATGGGTTATTTTAATTACGATGATAATCATTATACTCTTCGTAAATTTTTTAATTCCTGAAAATTATGGCACAACAGGAGAAAACTATTATCTTGACCTTACTGAAAGACAAACTATAGAAAGGAGCTTACAAGAAATAGGTATTCCCTCCTCTGCCTTCGCATCCAGCCTAGAAACGTTGGAAGATTTGGTTCAGGAAAAACGCAATGCGGTAGGAATCGTATTTCAAGGTGAAATAGAAAATCCTGTAATTGAAATATTGCATAGTTTCCCCATTAACACAGAGCAATTGCATATCATTCAGGCTAATGTTAATAAATTAGTAGGTACAATCAATGGAACCTGGGAGACTAATTACAATCTTGATTTTTTAAGGCCTCAGTCTTCTCCTGTTCCTAGAAATTTAACCGCAGTTCCTGTTTTATTGGTATTTGAAGTCCTTGTTCTGGGATTTTTACTAGTAGCAGTATTTCTATTTCAAGAAAAAAGTGATAACGTTATTAGAGCTTACCGCATTACTCCTGGAGGAACCCATTTATATATACTCTCTAAGGTAACTGCTTTTCTCATCCTGGGCTTTATCTATGCTTTTGCTATTGTAGTATTTACTTTTGGAATGAACTTTAGCTTATTAGATTTTGTATTACTCACCCTTTTAGGATTTGTGCTATATACATTACTTGGTTTAATTGTGGCAGTATTTTTTGAAGATATCTCCGGCTGGTTTGTAATAGGAATAGTTGTTCTTACCTTAAACAT includes:
- a CDS encoding ABC transporter permease — encoded protein: MGNKISTLVRQNLILSLRNSLVWVILITMIIIILFVNFLIPENYGTTGENYYLDLTERQTIERSLQEIGIPSSAFASSLETLEDLVQEKRNAVGIVFQGEIENPVIEILHSFPINTEQLHIIQANVNKLVGTINGTWETNYNLDFLRPQSSPVPRNLTAVPVLLVFEVLVLGFLLVAVFLFQEKSDNVIRAYRITPGGTHLYILSKVTAFLILGFIYAFAIVVFTFGMNFSLLDFVLLTLLGFVLYTLLGLIVAVFFEDISGWFVIGIVVLTLNMAPALSHQFPSFTPGFMAWIPSYHIIFGYHEILFSTDKNLSSLYTLLFIQNLVAYILCYFLVEKKLMKEVR